One Arthrobacter sp. StoSoilB19 DNA window includes the following coding sequences:
- the mshD gene encoding mycothiol synthase, which translates to MTPAHPQKWPVHVVRGGVDQQLLKDCRDLLAAAEESDGNPSISEQTLVTMRAGDSAEHTLLTLALYAPDEDSDPATGQDLAGFAVVVEEPDGHGILEIAVHPSYRNQGVADRLVGALKEVRGFGGLNAWSHGNHEAAADLAARYGYAPVRELWKMRMTTAGAELPDAGLPDGVAIRTFVPGKDEDAWLAANRAAFAHHPEQGNLTRADLEARMAEDWFDPAGFFLAEDRAGRLLGYHWTKVHPRHGSHPAIGEVYVVGVTPEAQGMGLGKALTIAGIRHLRDSGLNGVMLYVDADNAAAVALYRRLGFTRWDMDVMYGPAAG; encoded by the coding sequence ATGACTCCAGCGCATCCGCAGAAGTGGCCCGTCCATGTCGTCCGGGGCGGAGTTGACCAGCAACTCCTGAAGGACTGCCGCGACCTCCTGGCCGCGGCTGAGGAATCGGATGGAAACCCTTCCATCTCCGAGCAGACCCTGGTGACCATGCGCGCCGGGGACTCCGCGGAGCACACCCTGCTGACGCTGGCCCTGTATGCACCCGACGAGGACTCCGATCCGGCGACCGGACAGGACCTGGCGGGCTTCGCCGTCGTGGTTGAGGAGCCGGACGGCCACGGCATCCTGGAGATCGCCGTCCACCCCTCCTACCGGAACCAGGGCGTGGCGGACCGCCTGGTGGGGGCCCTCAAGGAGGTCCGGGGCTTTGGCGGGCTGAACGCCTGGTCCCACGGCAACCACGAGGCAGCTGCCGACCTTGCTGCGCGGTACGGCTACGCGCCGGTGCGTGAGTTGTGGAAGATGCGGATGACGACGGCGGGCGCGGAGCTTCCCGACGCCGGACTCCCGGACGGGGTGGCCATCCGCACCTTCGTGCCGGGCAAGGATGAGGACGCCTGGCTGGCCGCCAACAGGGCCGCCTTCGCCCACCATCCGGAACAGGGGAACCTCACCCGGGCGGACCTCGAGGCGCGCATGGCGGAGGACTGGTTCGATCCGGCCGGGTTCTTCCTGGCGGAGGACCGGGCCGGCCGCCTGCTGGGCTACCACTGGACCAAAGTCCACCCCCGGCACGGCTCGCACCCAGCCATCGGCGAGGTGTACGTGGTGGGCGTGACACCCGAAGCCCAGGGCATGGGCCTGGGCAAGGCATTGACCATCGCCGGCATCAGGCACCTCCGCGACTCCGGGCTGAACGGGGTCATGCTCTATGTGGACGCCGACAATGCCGCGGCCGTCGCCCTCTACCGGCGGCTCGGCTTTACGCGCTGGGACATGGACGTCATGTATGGCCCGGCGGCGGGGTAG
- a CDS encoding response regulator transcription factor, with protein MSHILLLTNSTGSSVDILPALELLNHRVHILPAEPTALLETDPCDIVLLDARKDLVGARSLTQLLKATGLSAPLVLILTEGGMAAVSSAWAVDDIVLDSAGPAEVEARIRLSVARAVPEQEDAPSEIRAAGVIIDEASYTARVNGAPLNLTFKEFELLKYLAQHPGRVFTRQQLLTEVWGYDYYGGTRTVDVHVRRLRAKLGADHENLISTVRNVGYRLTLVRQQEDELTEA; from the coding sequence ATGTCGCACATCCTGTTACTGACCAACAGCACCGGTTCTTCGGTGGACATCCTGCCTGCCCTCGAATTGCTGAACCACAGGGTCCACATCCTCCCGGCCGAGCCCACGGCCCTCCTTGAGACAGACCCCTGCGACATCGTCCTGCTGGATGCCCGCAAGGACCTGGTGGGCGCCCGTTCACTCACGCAGCTCCTGAAAGCCACCGGGCTGAGCGCTCCCCTGGTCCTGATCCTCACAGAAGGCGGCATGGCCGCCGTTTCCTCTGCGTGGGCCGTTGACGACATCGTCCTCGATTCCGCCGGACCCGCCGAAGTGGAGGCGCGTATCCGGCTGTCCGTTGCCCGGGCAGTCCCCGAGCAGGAAGACGCTCCGAGTGAGATCCGCGCCGCCGGCGTCATCATCGACGAGGCAAGCTACACGGCACGCGTCAACGGCGCCCCGCTGAACCTGACGTTCAAGGAGTTCGAGCTCCTGAAATACCTGGCCCAGCATCCAGGCCGCGTGTTCACCCGGCAGCAGCTCCTCACCGAAGTCTGGGGCTACGACTACTACGGCGGCACCCGCACCGTGGACGTCCACGTCCGGCGCCTCCGGGCAAAGCTCGGCGCGGACCACGAGAACCTGATCAGCACGGTCAGGAACGTCGGCTACCGCCTCACCCTCGTCCGGCAGCAGGAAGACGAACTCACCGAGGCCTGA
- a CDS encoding glycine cleavage T C-terminal barrel domain-containing protein, translating to MTTPSPLLSRPGAVEAGGPDAGVAAHYGEPLREQRALAAGTAVVDLSHRGVVTVTGPDRLSWLNTLSSQQVAALKPGESSELLLLSVQGRIDFDARVVDDGGTTWLIVEAAEAAPLAEYLNRMKFMLRVEIADVSSDWAVVGSTRAVPEWSGRLAWQDPWPHVSAGGYSYATVSEENHPGLERPWFEYLIPAAELEEAVAGRSLTGVLAAEALRVAAWRPRIGAETDDKTIPHELDLLRTAVHLAKGCYKGQETIARVHNLGHPPRRLVFLQLDGSQHTLPAAGSPVMAGDRKVGTVTSVAQHYEMGPVALAVIKRSVAADEILTVLDGDEPYAAVQEIIVAPDAGQVVGRQTGFLRGPR from the coding sequence ATGACTACGCCCAGCCCCTTGTTGTCGCGCCCCGGCGCCGTCGAGGCCGGCGGCCCTGACGCCGGAGTCGCCGCCCACTACGGCGAGCCGCTGCGCGAGCAGCGCGCGCTCGCTGCCGGAACCGCCGTCGTCGACCTTTCCCACCGCGGCGTGGTCACCGTCACCGGCCCGGACCGGCTGAGCTGGCTTAATACCCTGTCCTCCCAGCAGGTGGCCGCGCTGAAGCCGGGGGAGTCCAGCGAGCTGCTGCTCCTCAGCGTCCAGGGCCGCATCGACTTTGACGCCCGGGTTGTCGACGACGGCGGGACCACGTGGCTGATCGTTGAGGCCGCCGAGGCAGCGCCGCTGGCGGAGTACCTCAACCGGATGAAGTTCATGCTGCGGGTGGAAATCGCCGACGTCTCGTCCGACTGGGCAGTCGTGGGCAGCACCCGGGCCGTCCCGGAGTGGTCCGGCCGCCTCGCCTGGCAGGACCCGTGGCCGCACGTATCCGCCGGCGGATACTCCTATGCCACCGTGTCGGAGGAGAACCATCCGGGGCTGGAGCGCCCCTGGTTCGAGTACCTCATCCCGGCCGCCGAACTGGAAGAGGCCGTCGCGGGGCGGTCTCTGACCGGTGTCCTCGCCGCGGAAGCCCTGCGGGTCGCCGCCTGGCGCCCCCGGATCGGTGCCGAGACGGATGACAAGACCATCCCGCACGAGCTTGACCTGCTGCGCACTGCGGTGCACCTGGCCAAGGGCTGCTACAAAGGCCAGGAGACCATCGCCCGCGTCCACAACCTGGGCCACCCGCCCCGCCGGCTGGTCTTCCTGCAGCTGGACGGCTCGCAGCACACCCTCCCCGCCGCCGGCAGCCCGGTCATGGCAGGGGACCGGAAAGTCGGGACCGTCACCTCCGTGGCGCAGCACTACGAGATGGGTCCTGTGGCCCTGGCAGTCATAAAACGTTCCGTGGCCGCGGATGAGATACTGACCGTCCTGGACGGCGATGAGCCGTATGCCGCCGTCCAGGAAATCATTGTTGCCCCCGATGCCGGCCAGGTGGTGGGGCGCCAGACCGGATTCCTGAGGGGGCCACGCTGA
- a CDS encoding FABP family protein, translating to MPIEIPTDLTPELVPLSWLIGEWEGRGRLGSGDEDSEHFLQHVSFTHNGLPYLQYRAESWLTDDEGTRLRPLTVETGFWALERKQLDADGGPGLVPADIVPVLKSADEVEALRNKDGGFDISVSIAHPGGITELYYGQIKGPQIQLTTDMVMRGSHSKEYSAATRIFGLVDGNLLWRWDVATGGETGKGLEAHASAFLHRVS from the coding sequence ATGCCCATTGAGATTCCTACAGATCTGACCCCTGAACTCGTCCCCCTTTCGTGGCTCATTGGCGAGTGGGAGGGCCGCGGCCGGCTGGGCAGCGGCGACGAGGATTCGGAACACTTCCTGCAGCACGTCTCCTTCACCCACAACGGCCTGCCGTACCTGCAGTACCGGGCCGAGAGCTGGTTGACCGACGACGAGGGCACGCGCCTGCGGCCGCTCACCGTTGAGACCGGCTTCTGGGCGCTTGAACGCAAGCAGCTGGATGCCGACGGCGGCCCGGGCCTGGTGCCTGCCGACATCGTCCCGGTGTTGAAGAGTGCCGATGAGGTGGAGGCGCTGCGCAACAAGGACGGCGGCTTCGACATCTCGGTGTCCATCGCCCACCCAGGCGGCATCACCGAGCTGTACTACGGCCAGATCAAGGGCCCGCAGATCCAGTTGACCACCGACATGGTGATGCGTGGCAGCCACTCCAAGGAGTACAGTGCGGCCACCCGGATCTTTGGCCTGGTGGACGGCAACCTCCTGTGGCGGTGGGACGTGGCGACAGGCGGCGAAACCGGCAAGGGCCTTGAAGCCCACGCCTCCGCGTTCCTGCATAGAGTCTCCTGA
- a CDS encoding flavodoxin family protein has protein sequence MEDGTDQARKPSGYGDLKAVFFNGTLKKSPQTSNTDGLIAISRRIMEKQGVSTRVIRTVDHDIASGVYPDMTQYGWATDEWPDLYPAVQEADIVVVAGPIWLGDNSSQTKKLIERLYAHSGQLNDRGQWAFYPKVGGCLITGNEDGIKHCSMNILYSLQHIGFSIPPQADAGWIGPVGPGPSYLDEGSGGPESDFTNRNTTFMTWNLLHLARMLKDAGGYPAYGNLPNEWNAGTHFDFENPEYR, from the coding sequence ATGGAAGACGGCACGGATCAAGCACGAAAGCCCAGCGGCTACGGCGACCTCAAGGCCGTCTTCTTCAACGGCACCCTGAAGAAGTCGCCGCAGACATCCAACACGGACGGGCTGATTGCCATCAGCCGCCGCATCATGGAAAAGCAGGGTGTCAGCACCAGGGTGATCCGTACCGTGGACCACGACATCGCCAGCGGTGTCTACCCGGACATGACCCAGTACGGGTGGGCCACGGACGAGTGGCCGGATCTCTATCCCGCTGTCCAGGAAGCTGACATCGTGGTGGTGGCGGGCCCCATCTGGCTCGGTGACAACTCGTCGCAGACCAAGAAACTTATCGAGCGCCTCTACGCCCACTCCGGCCAGCTCAATGACAGGGGCCAGTGGGCCTTCTATCCAAAGGTGGGCGGCTGCCTGATCACCGGCAACGAGGACGGCATCAAGCACTGTTCCATGAACATCCTCTACAGTCTTCAGCACATCGGCTTCAGCATCCCGCCGCAGGCCGACGCGGGTTGGATCGGGCCGGTTGGTCCGGGCCCAAGCTACCTGGATGAAGGCTCCGGCGGCCCGGAGAGCGACTTCACCAACCGCAACACCACCTTCATGACCTGGAACCTCCTGCACCTGGCAAGGATGCTGAAGGATGCGGGCGGCTACCCGGCCTACGGCAACCTGCCCAACGAATGGAACGCCGGTACCCATTTCGATTTCGAAAATCCGGAATACCGTTAG